In Nitrobacteraceae bacterium AZCC 1564, the following proteins share a genomic window:
- a CDS encoding Cu(I)/Ag(I) efflux system membrane fusion protein (product_source=KO:K07798; cath_funfam=2.40.50.100; cleavage_site_network=SignalP-noTM; cog=COG0845; ko=KO:K07798; pfam=PF16576; superfamily=111369; transmembrane_helix_parts=Inside_1_6,TMhelix_7_26,Outside_27_471), translating to MNRALAAASAVALIAAAGGAFVAAGAKRPATFTAAIVAPATAGDAAPVYYQDPDGKPLYSPTPKKTPDGRDYVPVLPDAEPSADSKPETKQESKQGATAHADRKIKYYRNPMGLPDTSPTPKKDSMGMDYIPVFEGDDTDDGSVKLTPGKIQRTGAKSEPVARRVIRTTVRAPGTIQLDERRVSVISMRAESWVQKVADVTTGTPVKKGQPLMEIYSPAISSAAAEYISTITSKVTAGDYQYGRGSRQRVMNLDVPETALAAMEKSHTVPLTIAWTAPRDGIVLERNATEGMRAQPGDVLFRVADTSVVWALVDVAERDLGAIAIGQQVAVRARSFPGREFTGKITTIYPQVNRETRTARVRIELSNTDLTLLPDMYVDATIETGDPSPVLAVPESAVLDTGNRQAVLVEKSEGRFEPRDVKLGRRGGGYVEVRDGLKDNEPVVVSANFLIDAESNLKAALKGFSGAGGQP from the coding sequence ATGAACCGCGCACTTGCCGCTGCCTCCGCCGTCGCGTTGATCGCGGCGGCGGGTGGCGCGTTCGTCGCAGCCGGCGCGAAGCGGCCTGCGACGTTCACCGCTGCCATCGTCGCGCCCGCAACGGCGGGCGACGCTGCACCTGTTTACTATCAGGACCCTGACGGCAAACCGTTGTACTCACCGACGCCGAAGAAAACGCCTGACGGGCGCGACTACGTGCCCGTGCTGCCGGACGCGGAGCCTTCAGCCGACAGCAAGCCAGAGACAAAGCAAGAATCGAAACAAGGCGCGACAGCGCATGCCGATCGCAAGATCAAGTACTACCGCAATCCCATGGGACTGCCGGACACTTCGCCGACGCCGAAGAAAGATTCCATGGGGATGGATTACATCCCGGTGTTCGAAGGCGACGACACCGACGATGGCTCGGTGAAGCTGACGCCCGGCAAGATCCAGCGCACCGGCGCGAAGTCTGAACCTGTCGCGCGGCGCGTCATCCGCACCACCGTGCGTGCACCAGGCACGATCCAGCTCGATGAGCGGCGCGTCTCCGTCATTTCCATGCGCGCCGAGAGCTGGGTACAGAAGGTCGCGGACGTCACCACCGGCACACCGGTCAAAAAAGGCCAGCCGCTGATGGAGATCTACAGCCCGGCGATTTCATCTGCCGCCGCTGAATACATTTCGACCATTACCTCGAAAGTGACGGCGGGCGACTACCAGTACGGACGCGGATCGCGCCAACGGGTGATGAATCTCGACGTGCCGGAAACCGCACTCGCCGCGATGGAGAAAAGCCACACCGTTCCGCTCACCATCGCCTGGACAGCGCCGCGAGACGGCATCGTGCTAGAGCGCAACGCCACCGAAGGGATGCGTGCACAGCCTGGCGATGTGCTGTTCCGCGTTGCCGATACATCTGTGGTCTGGGCGCTGGTCGATGTCGCCGAGCGAGACCTCGGCGCCATTGCCATCGGCCAGCAGGTCGCGGTCAGAGCGCGGAGTTTTCCAGGCCGCGAATTCACCGGCAAAATCACGACAATCTATCCGCAGGTCAATCGCGAGACCCGCACGGCGCGCGTTCGCATCGAATTGTCCAACACCGATCTCACCTTGCTGCCGGACATGTATGTCGACGCAACGATTGAGACCGGCGATCCCTCCCCCGTGCTCGCAGTCCCGGAGAGCGCAGTGCTCGACACTGGCAATCGACAGGCAGTGCTTGTGGAGAAGAGCGAAGGCCGCTTCGAGCCGCGCGACGTGAAACTCGGGCGGCGCGGCGGCGGCTATGTCGAGGTCCGCGACGGCCTCAAGGATAACGAACCTGTCGTGGTCTCGGCCAACTTCCTCATCGACGCGGAGAGCAATCTGAAGGCGGCGCTGAAAGGCTTCTCGGGTGCAGGAGGCCAGCCATGA
- a CDS encoding hypothetical protein (product_source=Hypo-rule applied; cleavage_site_network=SignalP-noTM; pfam=PF13115; superfamily=49503), translating into MITFKRARAMKAALIAAVIGGASSAALADIKDYKFELVDPTVQEGADRVVTVRLLDTRTGKVVPDAIIIASRLDMSPDGMGEMATKVTAMPGAEPGTYKFKATFGMEGRWQLALGAKVQGETGTLNSKLVITARK; encoded by the coding sequence ATGATTACGTTTAAACGCGCGCGCGCCATGAAGGCCGCGCTGATCGCTGCCGTCATCGGCGGCGCGAGTTCGGCTGCCCTCGCCGACATCAAGGACTACAAGTTCGAACTCGTCGACCCAACGGTGCAGGAAGGGGCCGACCGGGTGGTCACGGTCCGCTTGCTCGACACCCGCACCGGCAAGGTCGTGCCAGATGCCATCATCATCGCCAGCCGCCTCGACATGTCGCCGGACGGCATGGGCGAGATGGCGACCAAGGTCACGGCGATGCCGGGGGCGGAGCCCGGCACCTACAAGTTCAAGGCGACCTTCGGCATGGAGGGACGCTGGCAACTTGCGCTCGGCGCGAAGGTGCAAGGCGAAACCGGCACGCTGAACAGCAAGCTCGTCATCACGGCGCGAAAATGA
- a CDS encoding hypothetical protein (product_source=Hypo-rule applied; transmembrane_helix_parts=Inside_1_6,TMhelix_7_29,Outside_30_169), with translation MTLRRLITLPLAMLIIAGLAFAPLATPASARALGMMAGGLMGGMHAMPHGAAALDQAAMLDMASMHDMDAMSDMDAMNAMGAMHDMNTMSGMEPMAADMPCCPSDKKNDTCPDCPLMAVCALKTAQAHPSMDGALLLRTPIRTIQSAHDDALLSGLDHPPPDHPPRHLI, from the coding sequence ATGACACTGCGCCGTCTCATCACCTTGCCGCTGGCGATGCTTATCATCGCAGGGCTGGCCTTTGCCCCGCTGGCAACCCCGGCGAGCGCGAGGGCGCTTGGTATGATGGCTGGTGGCTTGATGGGTGGCATGCACGCGATGCCGCACGGCGCTGCGGCGCTGGATCAAGCGGCAATGCTAGACATGGCTTCCATGCATGACATGGATGCCATGAGCGACATGGATGCCATGAACGCTATGGGCGCGATGCATGACATGAACACGATGTCAGGCATGGAGCCGATGGCGGCGGACATGCCGTGCTGTCCGAGCGACAAGAAGAACGATACCTGCCCCGATTGCCCGTTGATGGCGGTCTGCGCGCTCAAGACCGCACAGGCTCATCCATCGATGGACGGCGCGCTGCTGCTGCGGACACCGATTCGCACCATCCAGTCCGCTCATGACGATGCGCTCCTGTCTGGGCTCGATCATCCCCCTCCCGATCATCCTCCTCGTCACCTGATCTGA
- a CDS encoding ubiquinone/menaquinone biosynthesis C-methylase UbiE (product_source=COG2226; cath_funfam=3.40.50.150; cog=COG2226; pfam=PF13649; superfamily=53335) → MKEGLFHNSASRESARNRDASVLSAMTLPGFFEGTDMPDAGWWEALWPDPAKVLTDTGIAPGMSVVDLCAGDGWFTWAMCGIARSVLAIDIDAQMLERAKVRFAERGGGDNCTFITADAYDIDKVVPGPVDHVFMANAFHGVPDKPRLARAVHDALTPGGLFAIVNWHAIAREQTPVLGEPRGPATVLRMTPQQTIDSVAPSGLRFYRQVEFSPYHYAAVFERVR, encoded by the coding sequence GTGAAAGAGGGACTGTTTCACAACTCCGCCAGCCGAGAGTCAGCACGGAATCGAGATGCGAGCGTTCTTTCAGCCATGACACTTCCCGGCTTTTTTGAAGGCACCGACATGCCCGATGCAGGGTGGTGGGAGGCGCTGTGGCCCGATCCCGCGAAGGTGCTGACGGACACGGGCATCGCGCCCGGCATGAGCGTTGTGGACCTGTGTGCGGGCGACGGCTGGTTCACATGGGCGATGTGCGGCATCGCGCGCAGCGTGCTCGCCATCGATATCGACGCGCAGATGCTGGAGCGCGCCAAGGTCCGCTTTGCTGAGCGCGGCGGCGGGGACAATTGCACGTTCATCACCGCCGACGCCTACGACATCGATAAAGTGGTGCCGGGGCCGGTCGATCATGTGTTCATGGCGAATGCGTTTCATGGCGTGCCGGACAAGCCGCGCCTGGCGCGCGCCGTGCATGATGCGCTCACGCCCGGCGGATTGTTCGCCATCGTCAACTGGCATGCGATTGCGCGCGAACAGACGCCTGTACTCGGCGAGCCGCGCGGCCCCGCCACGGTGTTGCGGATGACGCCCCAACAGACGATTGACAGTGTCGCGCCGAGCGGCCTTCGCTTCTACCGCCAGGTTGAATTCTCGCCTTATCATTATGCTGCGGTATTTGAGCGTGTGCGTTGA
- a CDS encoding hypothetical protein (product_source=Hypo-rule applied; cath_funfam=2.20.25.110; pfam=PF06718; superfamily=53697), with translation MDFRIVGLPAADFTHLFTLSDSDLAAAGGVRRKADYPYPCRVSLTDAEPGEELVLVNYEHHPVDSPYRMRFAIFVRQGDETYDRVNEVPEQLRTRVLAVRSFDDNGMMVANRLVDGQEVEPVIEELLTPAQVAYLHIHFASAGCYAAKVERA, from the coding sequence ATGGACTTTCGCATCGTCGGATTACCCGCCGCAGACTTTACTCATCTGTTCACACTGTCCGACAGCGATCTCGCAGCCGCAGGCGGCGTGCGCCGCAAGGCCGATTATCCTTATCCCTGCCGGGTGAGCCTGACGGATGCCGAGCCGGGCGAAGAGCTTGTGCTGGTCAATTACGAACATCATCCGGTCGACTCGCCTTACCGGATGCGGTTTGCGATCTTCGTGCGCCAGGGTGATGAGACCTACGACAGGGTGAATGAGGTGCCCGAGCAGCTCCGCACGCGGGTGCTGGCGGTGCGGTCATTCGATGACAACGGTATGATGGTCGCGAACCGGCTGGTTGACGGACAGGAAGTTGAGCCCGTGATTGAAGAGCTGCTCACGCCCGCGCAGGTGGCTTATCTACATATCCATTTTGCGTCAGCGGGCTGTTACGCCGCAAAAGTTGAGCGGGCATAA